The sequence GTTCACGTACAGGATGTCCGGCGGCACCGGGAGCTTGCCGGCCTCGCGCGCGACCAGATCGTGCACGCGCGCCTCGCGGCCGGCGCCCTCGAGTCCCGCGACGAACACATTGTAACCGGGGGTGCGCAGCCGCACGCCGAGCCGCAACGCCGCGAGCGCGCGCTCCGCGCCGAGCGGCGCCGGCTCGCCGGTGAGCTCCTCCGTGCTCTGGAAGCCCAGCTGCGCCAGGTCGATCCGGGGCGTGAGGTCCTCCGGGGCCAGCGGGCGGACGCCGGGACCCGTCGCGCTCATCGCCGGCCTCCGCGGCGCGGCAGCTCGATGCGCAGGATCCCCTCGTGCAGCGCCGCCGCGATGCGCCCCTCGTCCACTTCGTCGGGCAGTTCGAGGCTCCGGCTGAACGACCCCGACCAGCGCTCCCGCAGCCGCACGTTCGGGTGCCCGTGCTCGCGGACGACCTCGCGCCGGCCGGTGACGACGAGCCGGCGCCCGGCCACCGTGATCTTCAGATCCTCGAGCCGCACGCCCGGCACGTCCATCTCGATGACGTAGCGGCCGGGCTCCTCGATCAGATCGAGCGTCGGCGACCAGCGCGCGACGCCGGGCCGCGCGGGGACCGACCGCAGGACCTCGCCGAAGATCGAATCGACCTCCCTGCGCAGGAAGGGGAACCTGAAGCTCTCGTCGTGCGATGTCATGCGCGTTCTCCGGGGATCATGGTGACCGTTGTGCACAAATATAGGCCCCGCAGCCCGCGCCGTGCAACCAGGCGCAGGCTGCGTTGACAAGTGCCGCCCCCCGCCGGAGAATCTTCTCCGACAGGGCGGGTCGCCTTTGCGGGACTCCCCCGAGGGCACGGGAGCGCGGCAGGAGTGCCCGACATCGCCGCCGCGACGCACCAACGAAAGGATGGCCGATGAATCTCGGGAAGGTCTTCCGCGTGATCAGCATCGCTACGGTCCTCGCCTGCCTGTGGCGACCCGTCGCGCAGGCGGCCGGGCTGCTCGGCGCCGGGAGCGCCGACGCGGCCGCTGCAAGAGTGACGGTCGTCCCGGTGGACGTCGGCGTCGTTTCTGCGCCGGCCGATCCGCTGGCGCTGGGACTGGCGCCGAACCCGGCTGACCTGCCGGCGCCGGAGGCCGCTCCCATCGCCGCTCCCGAGGCGGGGGGCGCGTACTCCTCGCTGAGCCGCACGCTCCATGCGACCGGTGCCGTGTCCTTCTCGCTGCCGTATCGCGTCAGCGCTGACGCCGGCGGCAACGTCTTCGTCAGCGACATCACCGCGAACAAGGTCTTCATGGTCAGCAACGACGGTTTTGCCGTCCGCGCCTTCGGGACCGGCAGGACGGGCAAGGCCCTGGGCGACGTCCCTGGTCCCGAGGGTGCGGCCGTGATCGGCGACAGCCTCTTCGTCGCCAGCTACTACAACCAGAACATCACCCGTTTTCAAGTGAGCACCGGAGCTGCCATCGACTCATTCGCCATTCCGGGCGCGGCGGGTCCCCCGTTCGGGCTCACCGCAGGCCCGGACGCGAAGCTGTACGTCACCCAATACTCCCCGCCGACGAACTGCGCGGTCAAGGCGATCGATCCGGCCACCGGCGCGCTCGTGACGAGCTTCGGCAGCGGGGGCGTGGTCGGGGGAGCGTGCGGCGCCTCGACGTCTCCCCTCCAGTTCAACTGGCCGAAGGAAGCGGCTTTCGACGCGACGGGCAACATCTACGTCACGGACGCCAACAACAACAGGATCGTGCGGATGACGAGTGCCGGCGCCTTCGACCGGACCTACCCCGTCAGCGGGCCGGACGGCCTGGCGATCGATCGCGCCAACACCGTCTTCGTGGTCGACCGCGCGAACGGGGGCGTCCGGCACCTCGACAGCGAAGGCGCCGTCCTGGGAACCTACTACGCCAGCTACACCAAGGTGCCGCGCGCGGGGAACTTCTCGTCTGCCGGCGACCTCGCCGTCGTGGACGTGCCGAACGCGCAGCCCGTCGTCTGGGTGTCCAACGTCGACTCGGGCGCGCCGTACGTGACCCGGTTCGAGACGACCTCCGTCCCGCTCAGCCACAACTTCCAGCAGAAGTGGGGAACGCCCGGCAGCGGGAACGGCCAGTTCGCCCAGCCCTATGGTGTGGCCGTGGACAGTGCCGAGAACGTCTATGTCACCGACTTCAGCAACAACCGCGTCCAGAAGTTCGACAAGTATGGCGCCTGGCTTGCCTCCTGGGGGACTCCCGGCTCGGGCGACGGGCAGTTCAACGGACCGTGGGGCATCGCCGTCGATGCGCGCGATCGGGTGTTCGTCGCCGATGCCAACAACCACCGGATCCAGATCTTCGACACGAGCGGCGCCTTTCTCGACACGCTCGGATCCGGCGGGACACAGGGCGGCCAGTTCACCCTCCCCGCCGGGATAGCGATCGATCGCCTCGGCTACCTGTACGTGGCCGAGTTCGGCGCGAACAACCGCATCCAGGTCTTCTCGCCCAGTTCTTCCCCGGACGGCTTCGTCACCTACGCGTCCTGGGGGGGCACGGGGACCGCCAACGGACAGTTCTCCTCGCCGATCGGCATCGCCGTCGACAGCGCGCAGGGACTGACCTACAACGTCGACTACCTTGGCAGGCGCCTGCAGGTCTGGACCTGGGACGGGGTGTATGTCGCGAACATCACCCCGAGCGGGCTGTGCGTGCTCACCGCTCCCGGCGGCGTCTGGCTTGATCCGCGCGGCACCATCTACATCTCAGATTGGGGCGCGAGCAACATCAAGCAGGTCGACCAGAACGGGAACTGCATCGGCGTGATCGGCTCGACGGGCAGCGGCGATCTTCAGTTCAGCAGTCCCAGTGCCGGGGCGATCTCGCCCAGGAGCGGACAGATTCTGGTCCCCGATGTCGGCAACGACCGCGTGCAGCGCCTCGGCTCCCCCAACCCGCGCAACGACACCGTCGCCGTCTTCCGCCCGGGCACGGGCACGTTCTACTTCCGCAACTCGAACACGACCGGCTACGCGGACTTCAGGGCAGCCTTCGGCAACGCCGCGGCCCCCGCCCGTGACGTGCCCGTCGTCGGGGACTGGAACGGCGACGGGATAGCCACCATCGGCGTCTTCCGCAGTTCCACCGGCGAGTTCCGGCTGCGCGACGCGAACCTGCCGGGCGCCCCGCACTTCAGCTTCGCCTTCGGCCACCCGGGCGACCGGCCCGTCGTCGGCGACTGGGACGGCGACGGCAAGGACGGCGTCGGCGTCTACCAGCCGTCCACGGGCACCCTCTACCTGCGCAACACCCTGGCGAGCGGCCCGGCGGACTACGCGGTGTTGCTGGGGTCCGCCACCGACATCCCGGTGGCCGGGGACTGGAACGGCGACGGCCAGTTCAGCCCGGGAGTCTACCTGCCGGCAGAGGGCCGCTTCCACCTGACCGACAAGGTCGCGTCGGGGGTTGTCGGCTTCGACTACGACGTGGCCTTCGGGGCTGCGGGCGACCAGCCGTTCACGGGGGATTGGGTAAACCAGGGATCGACGGGGCTCGGGCTCATCCGCTCGTCGACCGGCTACCTCCTCCTGATGAACGGCCTCACGGGCACGACGCCGGATGCCAGCATCTTCTACGGGGTCAGCGGCGACATCGGGCTGGGCGGGACCTGGGGGCCGCCGCCGGCTGCAAGCACCGCCGCGACCATCTACCTGCCCCTGGTGCGGAACTGACATGGCACCGCGCGTCCAAAGGAGATCAGCGATGACACGACATGGCCGATCGGCACAGCGGTCGCTCGGCGCCCTGGCAACAGCGGCGTTGATTCTCGCGTGGGCGGGGCCGGCCGCCGCAGCCGAGGCGGGGGGCGCCGCGGCGCGCGTCTGGACCTCGAGCATCGACTACTTCAACCCGGGGACGGCGGCCGCGACGCTGTCCGTCAGCTACCGCGACGCCGCGGGGACCGGCGTCGACACGGCCACGGTGCCCATCAGCGCGGGCGCCTCCGGGAGCGTCCTGGTCGGGGCGACCATGCCTCCAGGCTTTGCCGGAGCGGCCCTCGCCAGCTCGGACCGGCCAATCGCGGTGCTCTACCGGCAACAGGCCACGGGCGCGGCGACGACCGCGCCGATGCTCTACGCGCCCTTCACTGCCGCGCGGGCGGGGACCGGGCGGTTCTTCGTCCCCGAGGTGCGCCGCGGCGGCGCAGGCAACACGGTGATCGGGATCCAGAACCCCGGAAGCCGCGACATCTCGTTGTCCCTGGATTTCTTTTCTGCGACCAGCGCGTTCCAGAAGACCGTGAACCTGCCTGCGGTGAAGCCGTTGTCGTCGGCGGTGGTCAACCTCGCGACGATGGGAACGCTCGGGACGACGTTCGACGGCTCCCTGGTGATCCGCGCCGCGAACACCGTCGGCGGCGCCCCGGCGCGGGTGCTGGCGGCCGCCGAGACCGTCCCGGCGGCGGGGAGGGAGGCCTATGCGTTCGCCGGCATGAGCAACGCCGCCACCCAGGTCCTGATGCCGGCGGCGCTGTGCGTCCCGTCGGCCACCGGAACGCTCAGAAGCCTCTTCCAGGTGCAGAACGCCGCCAAGACGGGCGCGCGGTTCGTTGTCGCCTACTACTATCCGGTCACCAGCGGCGGGAGGACGACGGTGCGGACGGCCTCGGCGAGCACAGGACTCGTGGCGCCGGGCAAGCGGGTCACGATCGATCCGTGCGCCGTTGCGGCGATCGCAGGCAAGAGCAAGGTGGTGGCGGTGATCTCGGGCCGGGACGCGGCGGGCAAGGCCTCCCCGGTCGCCGCCCTCGCGCGCTGGGTGAAGGGCGCCAGCGGGACGCAGTACGCCGCCGCCGCGCTGCCGCCGGCGGTTGCGCTCGACGCAAAATACCGCGTCGTCTTCCCCGCCGTCGAGTGGGGTCCCGCGGGCACCCGCACCACGGTCACCGTCATGAACGGCGCGCCGAAGGCCGTCGCCGTCGCGACGCCCTTCCCCGTGACGGTATCCTTCTATTCGCAGGCGGGCGTCCTGGTGAAGGCGGTGACGGGCTCGGTCGTCACCGCCGCGTCGTTCGACCCTTCAGCGGCCGGGGCCCTCGTCTCGGGAGTCTTCAGGGGCGCGGTGGTCGTGGAAAGCTCGCGGCCAATCGCCGCGGCGGCCCAGGTGCAGCAGGTCGGGTACACGGTCGCCGACGGCTACGCCGGCATACCCTGGTAGGCCGGGGCCGCACCCAGGGATTCCTCCCCGAGCGCTGCCTCCCCCCGGAACCGCCCTGCTTTGACAAGGCACCGGCGGCCGCACGATAATTCCCCGCCTGTCCGCGCCGGCGGGCGAGGGGCGGTTCCGGGAAGGGGGGAGCGACGTGGGAGAGTTCGCCGCGGCAAAGGAGCGGCTCGTCCGGGCGCTCGAGGCCCACTTCGCGGCGCCCGGGCGCCGGCGCGGCCTGCAGCGCGTCGCCGTCGCGGCCCCCGAGGTCGACCTGCCGCGCTGGCTCGCCGCGAACCCGGGGCTGCCGCGATGCTACTGGTCGGAGCGCGGGGGCCGCTTCGAACTGGCCGGAGTCGGCGTCGCCGACAGCGTGGTCGCCGCCGCGGGGACGCGCGACCCCGACCCGCTCGCCGCCATCGAGGATCGCCTGGACCCGGACGCCGGCGAGGTCCGCTACTTCGGCGGACAGGCCTTCGACGGCCGCGCGGCCGCGGACGCCGACTGGGCGGCGTTCGGCCGCTCGCGCTTCACCCTGCCGCGCTTCGCGATCACGCGCGCCGGCGGCACCTGGGAGCTGGCGTGCACCTTCGCCGACGACCCGGGGCAGGGACGCCAGGCGCTCAGGCAGCTCGAGGCCGAGCTGACGCATCTGCGCACCGGCCAGCGCGCGCTCGCGCCGCTGCCCGCGGTGCTCGACC is a genomic window of bacterium containing:
- a CDS encoding Hsp20/alpha crystallin family protein, giving the protein MTSHDESFRFPFLRREVDSIFGEVLRSVPARPGVARWSPTLDLIEEPGRYVIEMDVPGVRLEDLKITVAGRRLVVTGRREVVREHGHPNVRLRERWSGSFSRSLELPDEVDEGRIAAALHEGILRIELPRRGGRR